Proteins encoded by one window of Rhizobium sp. NLR16a:
- a CDS encoding DUF1810 domain-containing protein has product MAGKIDYNLERFVDAQNGIYEQALSELRAGRKTSHWMWFIFPQITGLGTSAMAEKYAIRSAGEAAAYLADPTLSSRLLRCVEAILSIDGRSAHDILGSPDDIKLRSSMTLFAAISDHDSPFHRVIDRFYQGKFDERTIEILSARD; this is encoded by the coding sequence ATGGCCGGCAAGATCGATTACAATCTCGAACGTTTCGTCGATGCCCAAAACGGCATCTACGAGCAGGCGCTTTCCGAGCTGAGGGCCGGACGGAAAACCTCCCATTGGATGTGGTTCATCTTCCCGCAGATAACTGGTCTCGGCACCTCGGCAATGGCGGAAAAATACGCCATACGCTCGGCCGGGGAAGCCGCTGCCTATCTCGCCGATCCCACGCTCTCAAGCCGGCTGCTGCGCTGCGTCGAGGCGATTTTATCGATCGACGGCCGATCGGCTCATGACATCCTCGGCTCGCCTGATGATATCAAGCTGCGCTCTTCGATGACCTTGTTTGCTGCGATCAGCGATCACGACTCACCCTTCCACCGGGTGATCGATCGTTTTTATCAAGGAAAATTCGACGAGCGGACGATCGAGATCCTCAGCGCCAGGGACTAA